Proteins encoded in a region of the Natator depressus isolate rNatDep1 chromosome 25, rNatDep2.hap1, whole genome shotgun sequence genome:
- the LOC141977979 gene encoding insulin gene enhancer protein ISL-1-like, which yields MEGGPEQAHFSGKEERRAGQRVCVPGCGEGSQGARPACAGCGGKIRGPFLLRVAPDTEWHVGCLRCSCCRLSLAHSPTCFLRDGSVYCRADYLRLFSMRCARCQETLLPSDLVLRARGAVYHQACFRCSHCQRQLLPGERFALWQDGLYCPMHQWPGQEGVGPERPVSAWTKWHRSAMGSSVPGAQDGSGKLARVRTVLNERQLQALSACYAANPRPDAGLKEQLVRLTGLSSRVIRVWFQNKRCKDKKRNLMSQRQLPPLVRGTCSPSRDGTTQAREAQRQ from the exons ATGGAAGGGGGGCCAGAGCAAGCCCACTTCTCTGGGAAGGAGGAGCGGAGGGCAGGACAGAGGGTCTGTGTGCCCGGCTGTGGGGAAGGCTCCCAGG GCGCCAGGCCGGCGTGCGCTGGCTGCGGGGGGAAGATCAGAGGCCCCTTCCTGCTCCGCGTGGCGCCCGACACAGAGTGGCACGTGGGCTGCCTCCGCTGCAGCTGCTGCCGGCTCAGCCTGGCCCACAGCCCCACCTGCTTCCTGCGCGACGGCAGCGTTTACTGCCGAGCCGACTACCTCAG GCTGTTCTCCATGAGATGCGCCCGCTGCCAGGAGACCTTGCTGCCCTCTGACCTGGTGTTGCGGGCACGAGGGGCTGTGTACCACCAGGCCTGCTTCCGCTGCTCCCACTGCCAACGTCAGCTGCTGCCCGGCGAGCGGTTCGCTCTGTGGCAGGATGGGCTGTACTGCCCCATGCACCAGTGgcctgggcaggaaggggtggggccggaGAGGCCCGTATCAGCATGGACCAAGTGGCACCGGTCAG cgATGGGCTCGAGCGTCCCCGGGGCCCAGGACGGCTCAGGGAAGCTGGCCCGCGTCCGCACCGTCCTGAACGAGCGGCAGCTCCAGGCCCTGAGCGCCTGCTATGCGGCCAACCCTCGCCCCGACGCCGGGCTGAAGGAGCAGCTGGTGCGGCTGACCGGCCTCAGCTCCCGCGTCATCCGGGTCTGGTTCCAGAACAAGCGCTGCAAGGACAAGAAGCGGAACCTCATGAGCCAGCGGCAGCTGCCACCCCTGGTAAGAGGGACGTGCAGTCCGTCCCGGGACGGTACAACCCAGGCCAGGGAGGCCCAGAGGCAGTAG